The Corallococcus soli DNA window AACATGTTGAAGGGAAGGGTGCTGAATCAGCGGGTCGCGGCGCTGATGTGTGGCCTTCCGCTGTTCGAGGACTTCGAGACGTATCGCAATGCGCACCTGAGACATCACGCGTATCTGGGGCACGCGGAGAAGGACCCCGACTACCTGTCGGTGCCCGAGGCCCCGGCGGGACGCGCGCACAGCGCCTGGAGCCTCTACGTCTTCTTCGTGACGGACGTGAAGCTCTGGCGGGACTCCGTCCTGGCGACGCTGCTCCGGGCGCCGGTGGCGCACCGGTGGCGGGTGCTGGCGTGGTGGACGGGGGTGCTGGGCGCGCTCGGGTTGCTGGCCGGCGCGGGCGCGGCCCTGTCCTTCGCGGGGCTGTGGCTGCTGTCCAAGATGACCGCGTACCACCTCATCAAGATCTTCGCGGAGATCTCCGACCACATCGGGCTCAGGCCCGGGACGGTGCTCGGCTACACGCGCAACCACCCCAGCAACTGGGTGTCGTTCTTCCTGCATCCGCACCACGACAACTACCACGTCACGCATCACCTCTTTCCCCGCATCCCGCTGGCGAACCTGCCGCGGATGCACCAGCTCCTGCTGCCCGTGTCGCAGTACGCACAGGCGCACCACTGTGAGCGCTACTTCCGCGGGCCGCGCTCGCTGGTGAAGAGCTGGCTCCACTTCCAGACCGAGCGCGCGCCGCTCGATGCCGAGCCTTCGTGATGCCCTCCACCTTGTTGGACACGCAGCGGTTGATCGCCACCGGCGCCCTGGCCCCCCTGTGGGAGGGGCTCCAGGCGGCCCGCCCGTACGGGCCCAGCCAGCAGTGGGTGCTGGACAGCCCGTACCTGCGCCCCACGGCGCTCGGGGGGCTGTCGCTCGGTTCGCTGGAGGAGCCGGTGCGGACGGGCTCCCTCTTCACGCACCGCTCGCTGTCGCTCAACCGGCTGCTCTTCAACGCCTACGAGCAGAACAACCTCTACCTGCCGGTGTCGGCCTTCACGGAGGCGGAGCACCGGGCGTTCCACGACTTCTACGAGCCGGGCTTCGTGGCGGCGAACGCGATGCTCCGTCCGGCGCTGGAGCGCACCTGCTTCGAGTTCCTCTCCGAGGACATCAGCGTGGACGGCCCGTGGACGCTCGCGCACCTGGAGGAGTACTGCCAGCAGCTCTTGACGCGCTACGAGGCCGCGCCCAGCGAGGTGTGCCGCCGGGTGGAGGCCTCCGCCGCGCCGGACCTGGCGGCGAAGCTCTTCATCCTCCAGGTGGCCCCGGACTTCCTGTCGGAGGCGTCGCAGATGGCGCGGGCGCTGCCGGGCAACTTCGGCCCGGTGCATTCGGAGCTGATGAAGATCTTCATCGACGAGTTCGGCTACGGGGTGCACCCGCACAAGCACTCGACGCTGTTCGAGAAGCTGCTGGAGTCGCTGGGGCTGAGCAGCGGGGTCCACGCGTACTACCACTGGTACCTGCCCAGCTCGCTGCTGATGACCAGCTACTTCCACTGGGTCACCAGCCACAAGCCGCGCTGGTTCGAGTACGTGGGCGCGCTCTGGTGGATCGAGGCGGTGGTGCCGCACTTCAACCGCCAGTTCAGCAAGAGCCTCAGGAAGGTGTTCGGCCGGGAGGGCGTGGACACGCTCTACTTCGACGAGCACGTGGGCATCGACCTGCACCACCGGAGGATGGCGCTCGACAAGCTCATCCGGCCGCTGGTGCAGCGCTATGGCGAGGCCATCATCCCGGAGATGGTCCGCGGCATCGAGGCCAGCCGGCTCCTGGGGGACCTGGCGGAGCGGGACTACTTCGAGCAGCTCGACTTCTGCGAGGCGCTGCACACGGGCCGGGCGGTGTGTGCCACGACGGTGGAGCCGTCGCGGGCCACGCCCCGGCCCGCGGGCTTCTTCCTGGCGCCGGACGTGCATGACGAGGCGTCACTGCTCGCGGTGACGGCGGGCACGGTGGAGGTGGACGCCGGCTTCCTGAAGCCCCGGGTGCTCCGCGCGGGCGAGTCCGTCGTCGTGCCCGCAGGGCGGATGGTGGGGGCGCGGGTGGTGGGGGAGGGCGCCTCGCTGTGGGTGGGACCGAGCCGGGAGGCAGGCTCGCGATGATGTTGGAACTGGAGGCGCGGCACTGGAGCCAGGTGCGCGTGGAGGACGAGCGCTACCTCTGCCTTCGCCTGGGAGCGCGCTGGAGCGTCATCCTGGACCGCTGCAAGCACAAGGGCGGGCCGCTCAGCAAGGGGACGTGGGACGAGGCGGCCCAGGGCATCCGCTGCCCGTGGCACGACCTGCTCAATTCGCCCCGTGACCTGGCGCGCCGACAGGTGCCGTCGGTCCGCGTGGGGGCGGTGATCCGCTTCCTCGTCCCCGACCCCGCCGCGTCCCCGGAAGCCCCGGCGCGTCGCGCCCCGGTCGCTTCGTAAACCCTTCTCGCTCTTCACGGCGGACACGTCATGGCCCAGGTCATTCCCATTGCGCACGCTCGGGTGGACCCCTCGGCGGGGGCGGACGCCGAGGGCTTCCAGCCGCTCAGCCACGCGCAGCAGCGCATCTGGCTGATGGAGCAGCTCCACCCGGGCACGGCCTTCGCGAACCTGGGCGGCCTGCTGGTGGTGCGCGGGCCGGTGCGCCTGGAGCTGCTGGCGCAGGCGCTGGAGCGCTTCGCCCGGAGCACGGAGGCCCTGCGGCTGGAGCTGCGCGTCGAGGCAGGGCAGGCCCGGCAGCGCCTGGGCCATGTGCCCTCGCCCCGTGTGGAGCAGGTGGACTTCTCCCAGGACGCGGACCCCAGCGCCGCCGCCGAGGCCTGGTGCACGGAGCGCGTGCGGACGCCGTTCGCGCTGCCGGGCGGGCCGCTGTACAGGCTGGCGGTGGTGAAGCTGGGGGACGGGCGCGGGGGCTACTTCGCGTGCGTGCACCACCTGGTGGGGGATGGGTTCTCCCTGGGGCTGCTGGTCCGGGCCGTGGGCCGCCACTACGCGGCGCTCGTGGCGGGGGGGGACGCGGCGTCGGTGGTGGAGTCGGAGTCGGAGCCGTCCTACCTGCGATACGTGGCGCGGGAGCGGGGCTACCTCGCCTCGGCCGAGAGCGAACAGCACCGCCGTCAGTGGCAGGAGCTGCTGGAGGGCCGGGAGGCGGGGGGGCTCTTGCGCGCGGTGGGCACGCCCTTCGACGACACGCGCGCGGTGCGCCACACCCTCTGCCTGGACGCGGAGCAGACGCGGGCGGTGGCCCGGGTGGCGCAGCACGCGGAGAGCACGGTGCCCCGGCTGTTCGCCGCGCTCACGGGGCTCTTCGTGTCCCGGCTGACGGGGCAGCGCGACACGTGCCTGGGGACGTTCGTCCACGGCCGCGCCGCGCGGGAGGACCTGCTCACCTTCGGGATGATGGTGGGCACCGTGCCGGTGCGCTTCGACGTGGACGGCGCCGCGCCCTTCGCGTCGCTCCTGCGCGCGGTGGGCGCGGCCCAGCAGCGCTCGCTGCGGGGCCAGCGCTATCCGTTCGACCTGCTCGCGCAGCAGCTGCGCGCCGGGGGGCTGGAGGGGCCGCCCCTCTTCGACGTGCTCGTCTCCTTCCAGAACGGACGCTTCGACGCGCAGCTGGGTGGCCACCCGGTGGACGTCACCTGGCTCTTCAACGGGCATGAGGCGCATTCGCTCGCGGTGCATGTGAGCGACAGGCTGGGGCAGGGCCTGCTCACGGTGGACCTGGACTTCCGGCGGAGCGCCTTCCCCCCGGAGGGACCGGCCGCGCTGGCGGAGTCCTTCCGGCAATTGCTGGGCGAGGTGCTGGGCGAGGACGGCGCGCGGCCCGTGGGGCGGCTGTCCCTGGTGGGCCCGGCGCAGGCGGAGCAGCTCGCCGCGTGGAACCCAGCGCCCCGGCCGTTCCCGCGTGAGCGTTCCGTGGCCGTGCTGCTGGCGGAGCGGGCCGCGCGCGTGCCCGAAGCGGTGGCCGTGCGGGATGGGGGCGTGGGCGTCACCTACGCGGAGCTGGAGGCGCGTTCGGCGCGGGTGGCGGCGGCGCTGCGCCTCCGGGGCGTGGGGCCGGGGGCGGTGGTGGGGCTCCTGACGGACCGGACGGTGGCGTTGCTCGTGGGCCTCAAGGGCATCCTGCTCGCGGGCGCCGCCTACCTGCCGCTGGATGGGCAGCAGCCCCGGGAGCGGCTGGCGATGCTGCTGGAGGACGCGGGCGTGCGCCACGTCGTGGTGGATGCGAATGGCGCGCGGACGCTGGAGGGCGTGGC harbors:
- a CDS encoding fatty acid desaturase family protein, which gives rise to MPRGKEVRELREYLVAQGQEEQLTGLGVPRPARAILEVLETWALILGAWVLCVHVSWFLLPVALVLVGSRQRALGNRLHDAAHGNMLKGRVLNQRVAALMCGLPLFEDFETYRNAHLRHHAYLGHAEKDPDYLSVPEAPAGRAHSAWSLYVFFVTDVKLWRDSVLATLLRAPVAHRWRVLAWWTGVLGALGLLAGAGAALSFAGLWLLSKMTAYHLIKIFAEISDHIGLRPGTVLGYTRNHPSNWVSFFLHPHHDNYHVTHHLFPRIPLANLPRMHQLLLPVSQYAQAHHCERYFRGPRSLVKSWLHFQTERAPLDAEPS
- a CDS encoding iron-containing redox enzyme family protein; the protein is MPSTLLDTQRLIATGALAPLWEGLQAARPYGPSQQWVLDSPYLRPTALGGLSLGSLEEPVRTGSLFTHRSLSLNRLLFNAYEQNNLYLPVSAFTEAEHRAFHDFYEPGFVAANAMLRPALERTCFEFLSEDISVDGPWTLAHLEEYCQQLLTRYEAAPSEVCRRVEASAAPDLAAKLFILQVAPDFLSEASQMARALPGNFGPVHSELMKIFIDEFGYGVHPHKHSTLFEKLLESLGLSSGVHAYYHWYLPSSLLMTSYFHWVTSHKPRWFEYVGALWWIEAVVPHFNRQFSKSLRKVFGREGVDTLYFDEHVGIDLHHRRMALDKLIRPLVQRYGEAIIPEMVRGIEASRLLGDLAERDYFEQLDFCEALHTGRAVCATTVEPSRATPRPAGFFLAPDVHDEASLLAVTAGTVEVDAGFLKPRVLRAGESVVVPAGRMVGARVVGEGASLWVGPSREAGSR
- a CDS encoding Rieske (2Fe-2S) protein → MMLELEARHWSQVRVEDERYLCLRLGARWSVILDRCKHKGGPLSKGTWDEAAQGIRCPWHDLLNSPRDLARRQVPSVRVGAVIRFLVPDPAASPEAPARRAPVAS